A region of Anguilla rostrata isolate EN2019 chromosome 10, ASM1855537v3, whole genome shotgun sequence DNA encodes the following proteins:
- the znf703 gene encoding zinc finger protein 703 yields MNDSPGESRARTGSQTPGRTSGDSDGSRSECSSKDLGTKKPAATALPPSDPTRQAKRLPIRILKMLTAHSHLLHPDYLQPLTSAPVSIELDAKKSPLALLAQTCSQIGKPDPPPTTKLGSIASSSLADKDGGGGSQSSLKLGGEQHQSLEDKSSFKPYSKVGGECRKDGAGGNGGADKAGFRVPGGGGGGGGGGGGSGAVSCSAFPPHAASPNSRTGSGSGSGSGSGSSPQHAQLQPHRQASQSPLTLPAQHPQALHANPKPAGGDSGNTDGGSGGLKKEAEPCKSALDGAQLANSSHARASANSSNASSDGSPHHDSGKADSNPSQQPGGLGAGHVAPVSPFKPGHSVFPLPPSSMGYHGSIVGAYAGYPSQFVPGLDHTKSALVGGGIGVAGKHPSSSPLTGASPPSFMQGLCRDPYCLTYPNAPHLGGSNCTSCVHDPSALKSGFPLVYPTHPLHSLHHNALSSSVTPSLSHPLYTYGFMLPNEPPPHACNWVSAGGPCDKRFSSSEELLAHLRSHTALSGLDSGKLLSAYPSSISSSAAASCHLHLPPPSSPGSFSLRAPPSLGLARYHPYGKAHLPTAAGSLPMHSLQASAPYYSPYALYSQRLGSASALGYQ; encoded by the exons ATGAACGATTCTCCTGGTGAGTCTCGAGCACGTACAGGCAGTCAGACACCCGGACGGACCAGCGGCGACAGTGACGGCAGCAGAAGCGAGTGTTCCTCCAAGGACCTCGGTACTAAAAAACCTGCGGCGACTGCACTCCCCCCTTCGGATCCTACTCGCCAGGCAAAGCGGCTGCCCATTCGGATTCTCAAGATGTTGACCGCGCATAGCCACTTGCTGCACCCGGATTACCTCCAGCCGCTGACCTCTGCGCCAGTAAGCATTGAG CTGGATGCCAAGAAGAGTCCCCTGGCTCTGCTGGCTCAGACCTGTTCTCAGATCGGGAAGCCAGACCCGCCTCCCACCACCAAGCTGGGCTCCATCGCCTCCAGCAGCCTGGCGGACaaggacggcggcggcggcagccaGTCCAGCCTCAAACTCGGAGGGGAGCAGCACCAGTCCCTGGAGGACAAGTCCAGCTTCAAGCCGTACTCCAAAGTGGGCGGGGAGTGCCGGAAGGACGGGGCTGGCGGGAACGGCGGGGCGGACAAGGCCGGGTTCCGGGtgcccggcggcggcggcggcggcggcggcggcggcggcggctccggCGCGGTCTCTTGCTCGGCCTTCCCCCCGCACGCCGCCTCCCCGAACTCCAGGACTGGCTCCGGCTCCGGCTCAGGCTCCGGCTCCGGGTCTTCCCCGCAGCACGCCCAGCTGCAGCCGCACAGACAGGCCTCTCAGTCCCCCCTTACCCTGCCGGCCCAGCACCCCCAGGCCCTGCACGCCAACCCcaagccagcagggggcgactcCGGCAACACGGACGGCGGGAGCGGGGGTTTGAAAAAGGAGGCGGAGCCGTGCAAGTCGGCGCTGGACGGCGCCCAGCTGGCCAACTCCAGCCACGCCCGAGCCAGCGCCAACTCCAGCAACGCCAGCTCCGACGGCAGCCCGCACCACGACTCGGGGAAGGCCGACTCGAACCCCTCCCAGCAGCCCGGCGGCCTGGGGGCCGGCCACGTGGCCCCCGTCTCCCCGTTCAAACCGGGCCACTCCGtcttccccctgcccccctccagcaTGGGCTACCACGGCTCCATCGTGGGCGCCTACGCGGGCTACCCCTCCCAGTTTGTGCCTGGGCTGGATCATACCAAGTCCGCCCTGGTCGGAGGGGGGATCGGGGTCGCGGGGAAGCACCCCAGCTCCAGCCCGCTCACCGGAGCCTCGCCCCCCTCGTTCATGCAGGGCCTGTGCCGGGACCCGTACTGCCTGACGTACCCCAACGCCCCCCACCTGGGGGGCAGCAACTGCACGTCCTGCGTCCACGACCCCTCCGCCCTGAAATCGGGGTTCCCCCTGGTGTACCCCACCCACCCTCTGCACTCCCTGCACCACAACGCCCTGTCGTCCAGCGTCACCCCGTCCCTGTCCCACCCCCTGTACACCTACGGCTTCATGCTGCCcaacgagccccccccccacgcctgcAACTGGGTGTCCGCGGGGGGGCCGTGCGACAAACGCTTCTCCAGCTCCGAGGAGCTGCTGGCCCACCTGCGCTCGCACACCGCCCTCTCCGGCCTGGACAGCGGCAAGCTCCTCTCCGCCtacccctcctccatctcctcctccgccgctgCCTCCTgccacctccacctccctccgCCCAGCTCCCCCGGCTCCTTCTCCCTGCGGGCCCCCCCGAGCCTGGGCCTGGCCCGGTACCACCCCTACGGCAAGGCCCACCTCCCCACGGCCGCCGGCTCCCTCCCCATGCACTCCCTCCAGGCCTCCGCCCCCTACTACTCCCCCTACGCCCTCTACAGCCAGAGGCTAGGCTCCGCCTCCGCGCTGGGCTACCAATGA